The DNA segment GCACTGTTCGCCCTGGTGTCCACGCCCCGCTCGACGACAGGACGTGGCGAGACCGGCCGGAGCTAGGAGGTGCCGGGATCGCCGGCGGCTGCTCAACACCGCGACCCTGCAGAGCTGACCAGAGAGGAGTCCCCGGCCTCAGGCAGGCCGGGGACTCCACGCGCGCAGGACGTCCTCGCCCTCGCGCCCGTACTCCTCGAACCCCGCCTTCGCGGCCACCGCCGCCGAAGCGCCGTTGAGCTCGTGGTGGCGGATCACCACCCGTTCGATGCCGGGCAGCTGCAGCGCCACCCGCGTGAGCACCTTCACCGCGGCCGTCATGTGACCGCGACCGGCCCACGGTGTGCGGATCCAGTAGCCGATCTCCAGCGCTCCCGGGCCGACCCGCGTCATCAGGCCGATCGAGCCGATGAGGTCACCGACCGCCGTGAAGATCGCGTAGTTGAACTCGGTGCCCTTCGCCCAGCTGTCCACCGACCGGGTGATGTAGTCCAGCGCATCGGCGTCGGCGTAGGTGTCGATCGCCCACGGCAACCACGGCTTCAGCTCGGTCAGGGACTCCTGCACGGCGGCGGCCGCCTCGGCCGCCCACTCCGGCTCCCACCGCTTCAGCACGAGATCGCCGGCATTGATCATTTCTGGTGGTTCCATGCCGGACAGCATCGGGCGTCGACCTTCGTGACGCAATCCGATTCAGCGGTAACTGATCACCGGGAACGGCCAGGACTCGGCCAGCCAGCGCGTCACCACGACGGTGAGCTCCTCGTCCCGATGGGCGCGGTCGGCGCGGACCCAGGACAGCACCCGCACGTCACCGGGCGGTCCCGGCTTCAGGTAGACGCAGCCGATCACCTCGCGCGTCGCCGGATCCAGCACCGCGTAGGCGAAGTCCTCCCGCCGCGCCGACCGCTCGGCATGGCTGCGCAGGTCGGCGAGGTTCTCGTCCGCGGTCATGCCGCCGACCGGCGGCCAGCCGCTGTCGAACCCCGGTGTCGCCCGGATGTGCTCGATG comes from the Actinoplanes sp. OR16 genome and includes:
- a CDS encoding GNAT family N-acetyltransferase, which produces MEPPEMINAGDLVLKRWEPEWAAEAAAAVQESLTELKPWLPWAIDTYADADALDYITRSVDSWAKGTEFNYAIFTAVGDLIGSIGLMTRVGPGALEIGYWIRTPWAGRGHMTAAVKVLTRVALQLPGIERVVIRHHELNGASAAVAAKAGFEEYGREGEDVLRAWSPRPA
- a CDS encoding N-acetyltransferase yields the protein MGLVDDGFDVPEVHTTKDFRLELLGPEHNESDHEAWMASIEHIRATPGFDSGWPPVGGMTADENLADLRSHAERSARREDFAYAVLDPATREVIGCVYLKPGPPGDVRVLSWVRADRAHRDEELTVVVTRWLAESWPFPVISYR